A window of Mustela lutreola isolate mMusLut2 chromosome X, mMusLut2.pri, whole genome shotgun sequence genomic DNA:
GTACAcagctaacaacaacaacaaaagaagggACAAAACCCCACACGCTAAGgctaaaattacaataaaaatgtcaACTTCATCAATtccaacttagaaaaaaatacaacaaatgcAGCAGTTGGTGGTGTGGCCCCTAGCCCGGACCCAGGGGCCAAGCCAGGCTCAGTGGGGGCTACTGTACACCCCGCTGGGAGCCAGGAGATTTGCACAGAACACTGCTCGGGCCACCGCgggctcattcttcccctttctctcttccttcctagcTCTCTAATCGCGAAAGAAGAGGGACAGGACAGGGGCTCGGAGTACGAAGGCCGTTGAGACGGGTTGGATGAAGCTGAAGCGCAGGGCCGTGCAGCGGCAGGATATGCAGAAGGAACCAGGTGGGCATCTAGTGCTCAGGTGCCCGCCAGTCCTCTGGGAgcagaggcgggggaggggagcttgggggcgggggggggcgctCTTCTGCTTCCATGCTACAGCCCCTCCGCCCTTGACTGCCCCCTCAGAACCAAGGTGACCAGCTGCTGGAGGCACGTGCATCCCCGTCTCCGAGGCACATCTGCTTCATCCAAAGCCTCTGTCTAGCTCCCTCGGAAAACGGGGCCTGCTCGGCTCCCAGAGGAGGGGCCGgcgggaagaggggaggagggcgCGAGTCTCACTTGCTCACTGCTCTGCCAGATCCGCGTTCTGCTTCCTCCCACAGCAGCGGTGCAATGTGCTTTCTTgcgattattttaaaaacagagagggagagagaatgagaggcgGCCAGTGGCTCCTGAGGGTGAAGTGTGAGCGCCGGGTGGGGAGGACAGGGGGTCCTGGCAGGTGGCGTTCCTGAagcagaagggggggggggtccggCGAAGGGTTCAGGTGCAGGGGCGCTGCCTCTCACTGACCATCTGCCTTAGATTTCTTTGGAGCGGATTTCCTTGGAAGGAgccaagaagaaggaaagagagtatCAGCATGGGTCCCGACGACACTGGGAAACCACGCGGCGGGACTCCCTGCAGACCTCCGGCTGGTGCCTCACACGCACTCCCACCCCATGTGCAGCCCCTCGAGGCTTTGGAAGGGACGAGCCACACTGTTTCTACTGCTGCTTCCTCCCAGTAGCTGTCTACCCTCAGCCTTAGAAAGTTCCAGAAAGGGGCTTCCTGCTTACATTTCCGGAGAGGACATGGGCCGCTTGCTGGCTGGCTTGGCGCCAGAGCTGTCTTTACTGGTTTCTGAAAGGAAGAACGGAGTGGTAAGCAGCTCAGTGAGGTGGGCCGAGTGGCCGACTTCAGCTGCACAGTGGCCCACAGGCCAAGAGGCCGAGAGCAGAGGGGACAGGGACACCGTGCCCACAGCCTACAGAAGCCTGCCGAGCGAAGGCCTCTCCTATGTGTGCCACCTCTTCCCGCAGTAGCCCGGGCCTGGGTGCGAGACGCTCACCGTTCTCCCAGGTTGGCCTCATGGGAACTGGAGTGAAGCCCGACAAAGCACGCTGGGGCGTCCATTCTCCACCCTGCGCCCTGGACTTGGCCTTGCCCTGCGCCTCCGACTTGAAGTCCTCATGCTCCCCCGTCTCACCTCAAACACCCTTGGCCGGCTTTCCCTGAACCCGCAGATGAagcgaggtgcccccccgccccgAGACCCCTCCATAGCACCCATCCTAAGTCATCTCCCCCAACCGTGAGGCTCTAACGTCCAGCCTGGAGCGAGGTCGCCCCACCTCACGTGATGCTGGCCCCAGGAGCCTCCCGCACGACACCCACCTTGCAACCACCTCACTTGGGTGGCTGGGCCATAGCCCTTCTCGTTGCGGGCGGCGATGCGGAAGATGATGGCGGGCTTGGTGGTGTAGTCGATGTGGGCGTTGGAGAGGCTGGATGACTGCACCAGGCAGGACGGGCTGGGCCCGCAGTACACCCGCATGAAGGCCAGCTGGGCCGGCGTGGAACTCTTGGGCTCGCCACCGGCCTGCGAGCTCTGGATGGCCAGGTACACCGAGTACTCGATGATCTTGCCGGAGGTCACAGACGGCGGCTCCCAGGTCAGGTGCGCACCATCTGGACTCTAGAACCAAGGGGCCAGAGGTCAAGCCATGCCGCCTGTGGCCTCTGTGActctctccctcggcctctcCGGAGACAGAGAAGTGGGAACACTTTGTGGCTCCCCAAACTGACTGGTTGTACCTTAGCTCTTTTCCTGACACAACCGAGCTCTGGGGACATGGCCTCGCCAGCCCCGGCCCGGGGGGTCAGTCTGACCGAATGACGAAGTAACACGAACGGGGGCTCAGAGCACCGCCTCCCTTCACCTGCTCTGCCACCGACTGTGGGACTTGGCCCTGAGCctcttggtgcctcagtttcctcagatcCCAGACCTCCTCAGGACGTTGAAAGATtggataaagaaaacacattGAACGTGGCAGGTAAGAGACCCTCAGTGAACACTAGCTGCCACGTTAGAGAAAAGGAGACCGAACATGGGGAGGGAAGGAACGGACTCTCGTCAACCCAGCACCCGGCGACAGGACAGAAGCTGCAGCCCAGACCCAGCCGGCCCAGAAGGGAGTGCCTGGAGGACAGGCTTGGGCTCGGCCTGCTGAATTCCAGCTGGGCACAGGGTCACCCCCATGGCAAGACTCACTTTGCTGATTTTAATGGCACAGGGGGCCCCCGGAAAACCAGGCAGACATGTCTTAAAGGCCGAGATCTCGCTGAAGGGTCCCCGGCCGCAGGCATTGATCCCGGCCACGCGGAACTTATAGGCTGTGCCCGGCTGCAGCTCCTGCTTCTTCAGCTGGTTGTAGTCGGGGACGGTGCCCGAGTCGTCCTGGGTACAGAGGCCGGgaggacaggaagagggagagagaaaaaggtgaCCTAAGCCCCATCGCTGAGAGAGCAGCTCTGGGGTTGGGCTCCAGGGCCGGCAGCACTCTCCCATCCTGGGGATGGGCCAGGAGGGCAGCAGTAGGGACAGGGGACTGACAATAGGCTTTGTGGCGGCTCTAAGGGCCCTGGGAGAAAGAGGCATGTGGAGAGGATGCCACAGGTGGCTGTCCTCCGGCTAGCCCCAAGGCAGATGGTGCCCTGGGGAGCTTCGGAAGGCGCCGTGAGCCCCGACACCTGCCTCATGGCcagcccgcccccgcccccgcccaagGGCACCGGCTGGGGGGAACACTTACGTCAGAAGGGATAGCGTCATCTGGTGGCAGAAAATAGTGTGTCACCATTACATTGGTACCCTTAATGACCCCCACATCAAACCACTGGTTCTCCTTCTTCACAGGCGCCTTGCTGGGTGGCGGCGGCAAGTCTGGCTTCTGAGAGACGGAAAGGAGAGCTGAAACCCTCGGCCTTCGGGCCCCGGGCGCCGCACCTCTCAAAACCCCGCCACACCAGACTCACCACACCCAGGGACTCGATGCCATTGGCCACTTCCGTCAGGGTGGCCGCGGCCTGCAGCTTGGCGGGGCTGGCTACCACCACCGGCTGCGGAGCCACAAACGTGTTGGACGGAGCCAGGCCTGTGAGGCAGAGAGACATCCTTGGGGGGCTGGCCCGGAGAGCCTGCTTGTGCGCGGGGAGCTCCTCCCCCTCAGGCCAGACCACCCCGGCCACGTCTGCGGGGAAGGGCCCAGGGGCTTGGCCCCCACCGGCGCGGCGCGGCACCCTCGCACTCACTCTCGGTGGCCGTGGGGGGCAGCAGGGCCACGGTGCTGGGCACGGCCGCGGCCAGCTCGTTGAGGCAGTTGCCCTCGATGGCTGGGTCGTTGAGGCTGTCGGCGGGGGCCAAGGCCTCGGTGGggaggtgctgctgctgctgcgccTGCGCCTCctgtagctgctgctgctgcacgAGCGCGGCCAGCTCCTGCTGCGTCAGCACGATGGGGATGGTGGCGGCCTGGCCCTCCTGTCCCTCGGCCGACAGGTGGCCCAGCTCCGCCTGCGTCACAGCCGCCGCCGCCTCAGATGTGTCCATGGGCTCCCCGGTGCCTGCtccagggggcggggtgggggtggaggcaggaaCGCCACTCAAGAGGAGCGCCGGCCCAGGCGGCCCAGCCCCACGCCCCCGCCCTCCCTGTCCTGGCCAACTCGGGCCACCCTGGCAGGGAACCAGGCCCCCTCTTCTCAGGCAGCCCGCTACCTCCCAGCGCAGTGGCCACCTGGTCGGGGCAGTCAGTGGGAGGCCGCAGAGGCCCAACCCGGCCTTGCTCCTCCCGAGGGGCCCACCTTCCCCTCAGGGCTCCTGGCCGGCCTGGCCGGAAACCGCCGCAGTCAGTGCTCAGCTGCCCCTCCGCCAGCACCTACCCATGACGGCCTGTTGCGCTGCCTGGAGCACTGCCTGGATGGCCAGGGCCTGGGCCTCCTCCGTGGCTGCGGCCTGGGCAGCCGCTTCAGCGGCAGCAGTGACCGCCAGCTCCTCGGGGGTGAGCCCCGTCACCATGAGGGTGGTGGTGCCCGCCTGGGCCTCGGCCATCAGCTCTTGGGGGAGGGCCAACTGGTCTACGTCAGACTGTGTGGGTGGGGGCGGCTGGACCACCACCGTGGCCACCACGGCTGAGCTGGCAGGCTCCTGGCCCGGAGACGGGTCCCCTGTACTGCTCAGATCCACGGCGGCCTGGAGCTCAGGGGTCTGGGAGGCTGACAGGACCTCGGCGGACTCCCCCAGCAGGGGTGTAGAGGTGGGCTGCAGGAGTTGCCGTGGCGGCAGCTGCTGGCGAGGCCCTGGCGAGGCCTGGAGTTCCTCTGGGGGCTGCAGGATGTCAACAGCAGAGAAGGGCATGTCAGAAGTTTCTGTGTTGGCTATGGTCACTGTTATCGTGGCTGGGATGGGGACTTCGGTGGTCAGAGCCCCTGGGGTAGCCTCAGTCACTGATGAGATCTtctagaaagggagagaagcccCCGTCAGAGGGGAGAAAAGAGTGGCCAGAGCCGGGCAGCCTTCATCTTTCCCCGGAGACCTGGATTTTCACTGTCCACGGCCAGCCTCACCCCACCTGATTAGGAGCGCAGCAGGTGACCAAGCCATGGTGGGGGCGCACAAGACGGGAAACCCTTGGGACCCTCTGGCTGATTTTCACCCATCCTCAGAGAGGTATCCCGGTCTAGCCAAAGAGACACTCTGGCTCCTGCCGTGTCACTCTCACTGGTTATAGCCAAATGACAAGCCTCCAAGACGCTGGGGCCTGGAAgacccctgcctcctgcccaaCGATGCCCCAGGCAGGTCTTTTATGGTCAGGAAGAAGGACTCAGGAAAAGGGATGAGGAGCAGTCCAGCGCCTGGGGCAAGGGCGACACCTGGTGTCCAAGCCTGGAACCGCACGGACCAGAAGTGCAGTGGGCAGCAGAGAGGTGGCACAGGGTACCTCCGGGGGTTCTTACCGGCACCGAGGGGCCTGGGACGGGCGTGGACTGTGTTACAGTGGTCACAGCCCGTGTCAGGGTGGAGGACACGGTCGTTGTAACGGCACTGGAGCTGGTGATGTTCACATTGTCACCCTGGGTGCTCTCCGCCTCTCCCTGGTCACTGGCAGCTGGTGGGGGATCTGGAAGGGAGGGGAGCGAGCAAAGAGAAGTGTGACAAGTACTAGGCCAGCAGAAGCCCCAAGGCCTCTAGCCAGCTTTGCCCCCAGGGGACACAGTTTCTGGCAGTACCCCAACCCCTGCTGGGACACGGAGCCCCAAGAACTCTTAACTACTGGCTTCTAGCCGGGCGGCTCTTCTAGTCACCGCTCCCCTCAGCCTCTGAGCCCAGGGCTCCGGGAGACAACGCACGCCAGGCCAGTGTCTTTACTCACCTTGGTTCGAGCTCATGTTGGAGGTGACGGTGGTGGCTGTGTGCGTGGTGCCTGTCTCGTGCGTCTCACAAGGTGGGTTGGAGCAAACCCTCTGCGTCGGGAACGGAGCCAGCAACGAGGCAGCAGCCTGGGCGGCGACGGCGGCCGGTGCTGCCACCTCCAAGCCGGACTCTAGGGTCCTATGGGAGGGAACGGTATCGGGGAGCAGGGCGCCCACACCGACTGACATGGTGGTGCCAGTAGAAGTGGTCTGGTGCGTCTCGCACGGGCGGCCGGCAGGGGGCTGCTGTCCGCCCTCAGGCTGGCCTGCACTCCCACCAGAGGTGGCGGTGGTGGGTGTGTGCGTGGTACCCGTCTCGTGGGTCTCGCAAGGCGGGTTGGAGCAGACCCGCTGGGCACTGCCTGCGTTCGAGGTAGTGGCGGTGTTGGTGGTGCCCGTCTCGTGGGTCTCGCAGGGCGGGTTGGAGCAGACTTGGGTCACGGCGGCTGAAGGGCACAGCAGCGCCTCCAGGGCCGGCACAGTCACGGTGGCGGTGGCGCCTGGTGAGCTCTCGTATGTGGGCATGGGGGTCCCCCGGGCCTCGCCAGGCTCCCCGGCCCCCATGGCAGAGCGGACCGTGGTGGGTGTGTTGGTCGTGTGCGTGTGGTGGGCCTCCAACTGGCGGCCGATGGACACCAGTGGACTCAGGCCAGCCACGGGACTGTCCTTGCTTCCGAGGATGCTGGCTCGGACCTGGCCGCTCACAGGGGCCAGCTGCATGAAAGCTGAGCACGGGGCTGCGCCAGTGGCCATCACAGTCATGGTGGCGCTGGTCACGCTGGTCTGGCGGGTTTGGCACAAGGGCTTGACCGACATCTGGGCTCCCTCTGACGCCCCAGCAGCCACGCCAACCCGGAGCACAGCGGGCGCGGTGCTGGCCATGCAGACACGCCGCACGTCCCGCTGCTGGCCGGCGCCGATGCTGGACATGGCGGTGGTGGCGGTGCTGGTGGTGCCTGTCTCGTGCGTCTCGCAGGGCGGGTTGGAGCAGCTGTGTGGCCCAGCCATGTTGGACGTAGCGGTGGTGGCTGTGTTAGTGGTGCCTGTCTCATGCGTCTCACATGGTGGGTTGGAGCAGACGCGGACCACGCTGCCGTTCTGTGGCCCAACCGTCGAAGTCACGAGGGAAGCAGCTGCCTCCTGTCTGTCACAGACGAACTGCACGTGGGCGGGCTGAGGCTGCCCCCCGAGGTTAGCTACGACAGTGGTGGTGGCCGTGTTAGTGGTGCCCGTCTCGTGCGTCTCGCAGGGTGGGTTCGAGCACACCAGGGTCACGGTGCCTGGCTGTACCTCTCCCTGGCCCGAGTCAGCGATGGTGACCGTGGCCGTGGGCTGTTCTGTAGTAGGTGAGGCTAGAATGGACACAGGCAGGTCGTGCACAGGCTGAGCCTCGACACCACTGGGTGCCGTGATGAGAGTCACCTGGGTCGGCTGGGAGACAGGCTGGGGGAGAGAACAAATGGGAAGGGTTACTTCTGCAACTTCCCATCTGTCCCTCTGCCATCCTACAGCGTCACCCGTGCTGGCGGGGACCACTGGCTCAGGTTCTAAAGCAACAGCCCCGGGAAATACCCAGGACCCGTTTTCCCTCTGAGGTCCAGACATTGAGTGGCTCAGGGACCAGGTTAGAGGCACGGCTTTGCCTCCAAGACCATGGAGACTGGGAAGGGGCTGTGGGGTTGCGTCAGCGGCTAGGGCCAGTCCTTGGTCATGGAGGGAGCCCCGCTGACCCTGTACCTAGACGCTTCGCCACTTGCATGAATTCAGCTTAAAATGTATGAAGAAAGTAAATACTATGCACGCAAAAAGAGAAACCGTTGAATCGTCTACGTTGTAAGAGGAAACGTCTGCCCCGCGTTCAAAATCTAGAACTGCTTAAGACCTAACCTGCTGACACGACAGTCGTAGTGACCAAGAGCCACAGCGGTACAAACAGGGAAgcgcccctgcccctcccccaagccaCACAGGTGAGGAGAAGAGGGCCTGGACCCCAAGTAGCAGAGCAGAAGCCTTGGGCTGTGGCCCATCcatgcgcacgcgcacacacacgtgcatacgCACGCGGAGGCCGGCCATTGTACCTGCATGGTGATGGTGGGGGTGCTGAGCCCACCGGCCGCCGTCAGCGTGGTCTGAGCTGCCGACACGGTGATGGCAGTGGGGTTGATCACTTGGCTTGAGAGGGTGGCGATGGTGCCCAACGTGGTGATGGGCGTGGCCAGGGAGGCGCTGGTACTGTGGCCTCCGGCTCCGGCAAGGCTAGTGGAAACGGTGCCTGTCACTGTGCCGAGGGTTGTGACGcctggagggggaaggggcaagggTGGGGTGAGGCCCGTACCTGGGGCCTTCCCCCTGCTAGCAGCTtttccctctggcggggacagGACACAGGGACAGGAGCACACCCCAGGGGAGCGGCAGGCCCGACATCTAGGCTACGCACCTGTGGTGCCCTTCACAACCAACGTGGTGACAGCTGGCTTGACGGCAGAGACAGTGACTGGAGTGACCAGGCGGACACCCCCCATGGGCACGGTGCGGAGGATGGTGCCTGGCTGTCCAGGGGCCCCCTTCAGCACCACCTGTAATGCCAGAAGAGAGCGCCCCTGTGTCACTCCAAGGCTGCCCAGACCTTGTGCTGCCCCCTCCCGGGCCCCTCAAGAGGACGCGTGTGGCCTGCAGGGACCCTGGGCTGGATGCTGGGGCAAGGGACGGGCCGGGCACACCTCACCTGAGTCACTCCTTGCTGCCCGTGCCCAGTGGCGATCTTAGGGACAGCAGTGATGATTTTGGCCGGCGCTCCAGTTCCTGAAGTCATCActttggtggtgatgatggtgataggggacttgatgccaggactgcTGGTCACACCTGGGCAGGAGAGGGGTCGTTTGATCTCAAGGGCCCCTCGCCCTATTTCCCTCATACTCTCTTGCAAGCAGTgcctcccacccaccacccctcgaTCCAAACCCGGTACTGATTATAACCATGCCCCTGCCACCTCCCTACAAACGTGAAGCAAGGggcaaggaaaggaagagaggagaaaagcagacccctaaccctaaccaagaGCGCGCCACAGCCCGACCCCCTGCCCGTGCAGCCTTAGCCTCCTGACGAGGTTCCTCATCTGGGGCCCGAGAGAGGCCCCCACCTGTGGCACCAGCCTGCGTGATAATGGCCGACATGGGAATGGTCTTGATGATGGTGGTCGTGCCAGGCTTGGTGGTGCTTGGGGACACGCTGCTGATGCCCAGGATGGTGGGTTTAGTCCCTGCCCCACTGGCCTGCGTggtagtgatgatggtggtgggtTTGCCGTCTGCTGAGGTCACCAGCTTCAGGATGGTCCCGGCCGGCAGCGGCCCTTTGGTCTGCAAGAGCAAGACAAGTACATGGATGGCACCATCGCCAGGATGGGCCGCTCTCTACTGGTGGCCCGAGGGGCTCAAGGAAGGTTCCGAAGACAGGGAGAGGCGGGACCAAGCCCTGGGACGGTGTGAGCTGCAGAGTGTGAAGAGATCTTCCCTAGACAGGGACAGGGGTTCAGCCCAGAGCCGCCCCGTTGTCAGTCAGGGGCCCAGAGCCGCCCCGTGTCTGAGTCTGGGGCCCACAAGCGCACCTGGATGATCTGAGTCACTGGGCCCGTAGATGCCTGGCCCGTGACTGCCGAGGTCTGAACCGGTTTGGTCTGAACCACTGACATCACTTTGCCCAGGTTGgaaatctgaaaaggaaaggaCAGGGCAAGGAGTGATCTGGAAGCCCAGCAAGAGCACAGCCTGGGTTGGGCCTCTCCCGTCACAGGCAGCCCAGTGGCACCCGTCACTCACCAGAGCACTGCCTCCCGGGACGGAGATGGGGCTCTTCACCAGGGTGATGGTCTTGGTGACTCCACCCACCACGGTGGTCACCACCTGGGCTTGCTGGGCCACTGTCACAGTCCCGGACTTGTGGACCGTGATGATGGGGCGGGTGGATGTGTTGGCAGCGGAGGAGACCGACGTCCCCACCTGGGCGGCTGCGGTCTTCAGCATCCGGGTGGCGGGGTTGCTCACCTTGAAGGGGCGGAGACGGGCCATGAGCGGGACAGAGAGGCCGCGCCCCCGCCCAGAGTGGCCAGCAGGCCCgcggctccctccccacctgctcatCTACCTGCCCGCACCCACCCACCTGCAGAACGGCTCATGGTGGTTTCCCTTTCCGTTAGTGAAGCAAGAGAGGACACCGACAGCGCACGCCTAGCCTATGGCTAGTCACGGCCCCCATGGAACGGCTTGTTCCACAGTCCACGGCAAGCAGTGAGGAGGGGCCAACAGCCCCACAGTTTGCTCCAAAGCCCGGAAGGGGTGATCACTGTCTTACCCCAGTGCCCAGAGGCCCTACCCCAAGGCTGCTGGCTCAGAGCCGGGCCTGAGGCATACTCACCATGACCGGCGAGGAGGCCACCTTTACAGTTGCCGGGAGGGTGGTGGTGCCAGGTGTCACGGCCACGGTCTTGACGATGGTGGTGCCTGCTGGGACGCTCAGCACAGTGGGCGCCGAGGAAGGAGGGATCTTCTGTGTAGCGGCAGCGGCGGCTGCCAGCGCAGCCATGCCACTCATCTGGGGGCTGCTGCCGATCACCTGCAGGGGGCATGGGGTGCATGAGCCCGGGGCAGGGGAAGGCAGCAGAGACCTCGGCAGAATCCAGCTCAGCCCAGCCTAGGGAGCCTCCCCCCGGGGCCCAGCGTTCCTCCCGGCAGCACCTCTAGGCTCCAGCCTGGCCTCCTGCCACCAGCCAGGTGCGGGAACCCAGCAGCACGCGTCTGCCAGCTCTACATCTTTTCTGAAGACCACGAAGTCAGACACGGCTCCCTCCTCCTGGCCTGGGGTCAGACCCTGGCTGGCTAGATTCTCCCTTCGGGCTTCTGAACAAGGAAGTTCACGTTCAAGATGCCCTTGCGGGAGCCAGATGCA
This region includes:
- the HCFC1 gene encoding host cell factor 1 isoform X6, whose translation is MASAVSPANSPAVLLQPRWKRVVGWSGPVPRPRHGHRAVAIKELIVVFGGGNEGIVDELHVYNTATNQWFIPAVRGDIPPGCAAYGFVCDGTRLLVFGGMVEYGKYSNDLYELQASRWEWKRLKAKTPKNGPPPCPRLGHSFSLVGNKCYLFGGLANDSEDPKNNIPRYLNDLYILELRPGSGVVAWDIPITYGVLPPPRESHTAVVYTEKDNKKSKLVIYGGMSGCRLGDLWTLDIDTLTWNKPSLSGVAPLPRSLHSATTIGNKMYVFGGWVPLVMDDVKVATHEKEWKCTNTLACLNLDTMAWETILMDTLEDNIPRARAGHCAVAINTRLYIWSGRDGYRKAWNNQVCCKDLWYLETEKPPPPARVQLVRANTNSLEAASAPPTTTTIQVLPTVPGSSISVPAAARTPGMPAVLKVTGPQATTGTPLVTMRPASQAGKAPVTVTSLPAGVRMVVPTQSAQGTVIGSSPQMSGMAALAAAAAATQKIPPSSAPTVLSVPAGTTIVKTVAVTPGTTTLPATVKVASSPVMVSNPATRMLKTAAAQVGTSVSSAANTSTRPIITVHKSGTVTVAQQAQVVTTVVGGVTKTITLVKSPISVPGGSALISNLGKVMSVVQTKPVQTSAVTGQASTGPVTQIIQTKGPLPAGTILKLVTSADGKPTTIITTTQASGAGTKPTILGISSVSPSTTKPGTTTIIKTIPMSAIITQAGATGVTSSPGIKSPITIITTKVMTSGTGAPAKIITAVPKIATGHGQQGVTQVVLKGAPGQPGTILRTVPMGGVRLVTPVTVSAVKPAVTTLVVKGTTGVTTLGTVTGTVSTSLAGAGGHSTSASLATPITTLGTIATLSSQVINPTAITVSAAQTTLTAAGGLSTPTITMQPVSQPTQVTLITAPSGVEAQPVHDLPVSILASPTTEQPTATVTIADSGQGEVQPGTVTLVCSNPPCETHETGTTNTATTTVVANLGGQPQPAHVQFVCDRQEAAASLVTSTVGPQNGSVVRVCSNPPCETHETGTTNTATTATSNMAGPHSCSNPPCETHETGTTSTATTAMSSIGAGQQRDVRRVCMASTAPAVLRVGVAAGASEGAQMSVKPLCQTRQTSVTSATMTVMATGAAPCSAFMQLAPVSGQVRASILGSKDSPVAGLSPLVSIGRQLEAHHTHTTNTPTTVRSAMGAGEPGEARGTPMPTYESSPGATATVTVPALEALLCPSAAVTQVCSNPPCETHETGTTNTATTSNAGSAQRVCSNPPCETHETGTTHTPTTATSGGSAGQPEGGQQPPAGRPCETHQTTSTGTTMSVGVGALLPDTVPSHRTLESGLEVAAPAAVAAQAAASLLAPFPTQRVCSNPPCETHETGTTHTATTVTSNMSSNQDPPPAASDQGEAESTQGDNVNITSSSAVTTTVSSTLTRAVTTVTQSTPVPGPSVPKISSVTEATPGALTTEVPIPATITVTIANTETSDMPFSAVDILQPPEELQASPGPRQQLPPRQLLQPTSTPLLGESAEVLSASQTPELQAAVDLSSTGDPSPGQEPASSAVVATVVVQPPPPTQSDVDQLALPQELMAEAQAGTTTLMVTGLTPEELAVTAAAEAAAQAAATEEAQALAIQAVLQAAQQAVMAGTGEPMDTSEAAAAVTQAELGHLSAEGQEGQAATIPIVLTQQELAALVQQQQLQEAQAQQQQHLPTEALAPADSLNDPAIEGNCLNELAAAVPSTVALLPPTATESLAPSNTFVAPQPVVVASPAKLQAAATLTEVANGIESLGVKPDLPPPPSKAPVKKENQWFDVGVIKGTNVMVTHYFLPPDDAIPSDDDSGTVPDYNQLKKQELQPGTAYKFRVAGINACGRGPFSEISAFKTCLPGFPGAPCAIKISKSPDGAHLTWEPPSVTSGKIIEYSVYLAIQSSQAGGEPKSSTPAQLAFMRVYCGPSPSCLVQSSSLSNAHIDYTTKPAIIFRIAARNEKGYGPATQVRWLQETSKDSSGAKPASKRPMSSPEMKSAPKKSKADGQ
- the HCFC1 gene encoding host cell factor 1 isoform X1, whose translation is MASAVSPANSPAVLLQPRWKRVVGWSGPVPRPRHGHRAVAIKELIVVFGGGNEGIVDELHVYNTATNQWFIPAVRGDIPPGCAAYGFVCDGTRLLVFGGMVEYGKYSNDLYELQASRWEWKRLKAKTPKNGPPPCPRLGHSFSLVGNKCYLFGGLANDSEDPKNNIPRYLNDLYILELRPGSGVVAWDIPITYGVLPPPRESHTAVVYTEKDNKKSKLVIYGGMSGCRLGDLWTLDIDTLTWNKPSLSGVAPLPRSLHSATTIGNKMYVFGGWVPLVMDDVKVATHEKEWKCTNTLACLNLDTMAWETILMDTLEDNIPRARAGHCAVAINTRLYIWSGRDGYRKAWNNQVCCKDLWYLETEKPPPPARVQLVRANTNSLEVSWGAVATADSYLLQLQKYDIPATAATATSPTPNPVPSVPANPPKSPAPAAAAPAVQPLTQVGITLLPQAASAPPTTTTIQVLPTVPGSSISVPAAARTPGMPAVLKVTGPQATTGTPLVTMRPASQAGKAPVTVTSLPAGVRMVVPTQSAQGTVIGSSPQMSGMAALAAAAAATQKIPPSSAPTVLSVPAGTTIVKTVAVTPGTTTLPATVKVASSPVMVSNPATRMLKTAAAQVGTSVSSAANTSTRPIITVHKSGTVTVAQQAQVVTTVVGGVTKTITLVKSPISVPGGSALISNLGKVMSVVQTKPVQTSAVTGQASTGPVTQIIQTKGPLPAGTILKLVTSADGKPTTIITTTQASGAGTKPTILGISSVSPSTTKPGTTTIIKTIPMSAIITQAGATGVTSSPGIKSPITIITTKVMTSGTGAPAKIITAVPKIATGHGQQGVTQVVLKGAPGQPGTILRTVPMGGVRLVTPVTVSAVKPAVTTLVVKGTTGVTTLGTVTGTVSTSLAGAGGHSTSASLATPITTLGTIATLSSQVINPTAITVSAAQTTLTAAGGLSTPTITMQPVSQPTQVTLITAPSGVEAQPVHDLPVSILASPTTEQPTATVTIADSGQGEVQPGTVTLVCSNPPCETHETGTTNTATTTVVANLGGQPQPAHVQFVCDRQEAAASLVTSTVGPQNGSVVRVCSNPPCETHETGTTNTATTATSNMAGPHSCSNPPCETHETGTTSTATTAMSSIGAGQQRDVRRVCMASTAPAVLRVGVAAGASEGAQMSVKPLCQTRQTSVTSATMTVMATGAAPCSAFMQLAPVSGQVRASILGSKDSPVAGLSPLVSIGRQLEAHHTHTTNTPTTVRSAMGAGEPGEARGTPMPTYESSPGATATVTVPALEALLCPSAAVTQVCSNPPCETHETGTTNTATTSNAGSAQRVCSNPPCETHETGTTHTPTTATSGGSAGQPEGGQQPPAGRPCETHQTTSTGTTMSVGVGALLPDTVPSHRTLESGLEVAAPAAVAAQAAASLLAPFPTQRVCSNPPCETHETGTTHTATTVTSNMSSNQDPPPAASDQGEAESTQGDNVNITSSSAVTTTVSSTLTRAVTTVTQSTPVPGPSVPKISSVTEATPGALTTEVPIPATITVTIANTETSDMPFSAVDILQPPEELQASPGPRQQLPPRQLLQPTSTPLLGESAEVLSASQTPELQAAVDLSSTGDPSPGQEPASSAVVATVVVQPPPPTQSDVDQLALPQELMAEAQAGTTTLMVTGLTPEELAVTAAAEAAAQAAATEEAQALAIQAVLQAAQQAVMAGTGEPMDTSEAAAAVTQAELGHLSAEGQEGQAATIPIVLTQQELAALVQQQQLQEAQAQQQQHLPTEALAPADSLNDPAIEGNCLNELAAAVPSTVALLPPTATESLAPSNTFVAPQPVVVASPAKLQAAATLTEVANGIESLGVKPDLPPPPSKAPVKKENQWFDVGVIKGTNVMVTHYFLPPDDAIPSDDDSGTVPDYNQLKKQELQPGTAYKFRVAGINACGRGPFSEISAFKTCLPGFPGAPCAIKISKSPDGAHLTWEPPSVTSGKIIEYSVYLAIQSSQAGGEPKSSTPAQLAFMRVYCGPSPSCLVQSSSLSNAHIDYTTKPAIIFRIAARNEKGYGPATQVRWLQETSKDSSGAKPASKRPMSSPEMKSAPKKSKADGQ